From the genome of Methanobrevibacter sp.:
TATTCCGTCATTGGGAAATCCGTCCTCCATAATCATTTCACAAGTCTCTTTCAGGATACTTTTATCCATTTTTAAAACGTTGTGCTTGAAACCTAGAGATTCAGCGGATTTGGCTGCCGGAATGTATGAATCGTAAACACCGAAGTTTGCGGTGTACAGTTCTGTGTCAAGACCTAATCTTTTAAGCATTACTGCCACAAAGGATGAGTCTTTGCCTCCACTATATAAAACAGCCGCTTTCATGTGATATTATTTCCTTGTAATTTTAATTTCTCTTTTCTGACCTGCAATTTGTCTTAAAAGGACTTTAAGCTGGTCATCAGTTACTTTTCCTCTTAGGCTGCCAGCCTGTGCTGACTGTATGAGCTGAATTTCGATTTGATTAACCAACTCCGGTTTGGTTAACTTGAGATTTGCTAATCTTTGACGAGCTTCAGGAGTCATGATTTGACCTAAGATTTGTTTTTTCTGAGCTTCGAATTGTGCTTGAGCTTCTTGCTGTTGAGCCTGAGCCATAGCCTGTTGTTGTGCCTGGTTCTGCGCAGCAGCCTGTTGAGCCTGCAATTCAGCCATTCTTTTTTGACGAATTTCATCTAAATTGCTCATATCAAACTCTCCTAAAAATTATAATTAATATTTTTCAAGTTCAGGAATGTCTTTAATTATTTCTCCGGAAATTTTATCTAAAAAGGATCTTCCTTGAGGAGTGACAACTCTTCCGCCTTCAACTTTTTCCACGTACCCTGCGTCTTCAAGCTGATGGAGTGCAGTTCTGATGATAGATCCGCTTCCTTTCATGAATTTTTCAGGACGTACGCCACGGTCTTTTTTGCCACCGTAGAAAGTTCTTAAACTTGAAACACCAACAGGTCCGTCAATGTAAACTCTTCTAATGATAGAAGCAGCTCTTACAAACCACCAATCAGGGTTTTCTGGTTTTCTTTCTTTGTGAACACCAGTTCTAACAAAATTGGACCATGCAGGAGACTCGATTTTATCGTTTTCTTTAAATTCTTCTGCGACTTTTTCAATTAATAAATCTGCAGGTACATCAAATACAGTAGTCATATTAATTCTCCAATATTTTATTTTATTGTAGCTTAATCCACTGTAAATTTAAGACCTAAAAAATAGGGCCTGTAACTCTAAA
Proteins encoded in this window:
- a CDS encoding DNA-binding protein, which gives rise to MSNLDEIRQKRMAELQAQQAAAQNQAQQQAMAQAQQQEAQAQFEAQKKQILGQIMTPEARQRLANLKLTKPELVNQIEIQLIQSAQAGSLRGKVTDDQLKVLLRQIAGQKREIKITRK
- a CDS encoding 30S ribosomal protein S19e — its product is MTTVFDVPADLLIEKVAEEFKENDKIESPAWSNFVRTGVHKERKPENPDWWFVRAASIIRRVYIDGPVGVSSLRTFYGGKKDRGVRPEKFMKGSGSIIRTALHQLEDAGYVEKVEGGRVVTPQGRSFLDKISGEIIKDIPELEKY